A stretch of DNA from Lotus japonicus ecotype B-129 chromosome 4, LjGifu_v1.2:
aattagggttcatATTCCACAATATCATAGTTTCTATCTTCTTCTTGGCTGGGTTCTAACATGAGCTCACCTCTCAAATGGGAACAGACGTTTCATAGAGATGAAATTGGAGCACTAATGCGTTCGAAGAGAAAAACAGGGCTGGAGAGGACGTTTCTAATTCTAGAGAGGGCATTTCTAATTCTAATTCCAACATAAtcttgatgtgtaagatgagaCAAAGTTGATCAGGGGCGTGGTTAGTCTAACATGGGTTAAAATTGGATTACTTTAAGGGTGAGTTAACTCTGTTAGTGGGGTGGGGTGTATATTTTGTCTAAAAATGGGGTTAGGTGTTATCTTGGCAAACCTGGAGGGGGGGCTAGTGCAGCTTACTTTTTGTTATCTTGCTAGCAGattttcttattatttttcCTATTGCATTTTTCTTTGACAGACATAAACATTGGTCACTTGCGTCTCCGTGGTTAAATGGTAATAATCTAAGAGATAGTTTGATGCCAAAAGATGGTGACGATGGTTTTTTCCCAACTACTGGAAATGAATTAGTAAGTATTTTTCATTAGTTAGGTTTGTTGATTTTACAAAATTATATCTCTGctaataatttgtttttttatcagAAACCTGAAGCTGTAACTTCAAGTCGTAAGTATCGTGTAAGAGTGCTAGTATGCGCCCCATCAAATTCTGCCCTGGATGAGATTGTGTTGCGTGTTCGCAATGCAGGTGCGAAGTTTCTCTTGCCTTTCCTGATTTATCTTCTTTTATGTAAAGCAACAACAGGCACACTTAGTTTCTGTTAGGGTTCTAATATTGTTGGGCCTGTGGTGCCTGCGCCTTGGCCTACCCTTGGGTTGGTTGATATTGGGCTTGGGTTTGGTCCTCTGTTTGACTTTATTAGTTAGTTGTTGGCTGTGTCTGTCTTTATTATTTGAGTTGGGCCTGTTGTAATTGGTAAGTAGGGTTTGAATTGTATAAATACGAGTTAACTCATTAGGTTAGGATTGCGATTTGAGTATTGGAATCTGTAAAAGGGTTTTACGCCTGGAAGAAGGTTCTCCTTGGTTATTTTTTAGAGAGATGGAGGGAGGCCCAgttttttttacttattatatattatattacttAATTGACATTGCTACTCTCAATGTTTATCTTTCTTAActtatttacttatttaataCTTTGGTTTTCATATCAAAAATTTCTTTGTCTActattttttatgatttcatattttagtttttaattattgTTGATGGATATTCTCAGGTGTCCATGATGAAAATGGCCGTGGTTATTGCCCAAACATTGTGAGAATTGGTCTcaaagcacatcattctatcaAGGCTGTTTCCCTTGATGAACTTGtatgttgatgaagaagatttgACTTAATGTCTCGTAAATTAGCTATGCTACTGCCACCAATATTATTTAATCTTCCATATCATATCTTTCATAAAACTTACCCTGATCATGCATTGCATGTTTGAAAGGAAACTTATGAAGACTCTTGAAATAATCCATGATCTGTGCaagatataaaatataaatccATTCATATGCTTTCCAATTAAGAGCTTGAACTTTTAGGATATTTGGTTGTTGACATGATATCAAAGCCTCTATTTCAATGTGGTATAGAGTTTGATCGTTGTTTCtcccattctttttttttttttgaaaagttctCCCATTCTTCTAAATAAAAGGTTAAATTCCGGCATAAGGTAAGCTGGTAAGGTGAGTCTATGTTCCATGCTTCAAGCTCAATGGGCTCTTGTGTGATGTGGCTTGCTTGGTATAAAATcaatcatgtgcttcatctttTTTTGCCTGCTTCCTGGgagagctttcgaaaaaaaaaagattatttcTGACAATTAAGCCATATACGGTATACCTAAATGTGGGCCTATATTGCaatttgcattttttttctctgtttGGTTGATTGATTTGTATGGTTAATGTGCACGCTTAAATGTAATTTGGTCCAGTTTCAATGTTTAAACTTTCATTTGCAGTTAAAACAAAAACGTTCTAGTGGCAACAAATCATCCACAGATAAGCAGAGTACTGGTCCTGCAGGAAGCAATGACGACACTCTCAGGGCTGCAATTTTGGATGAAGCCACAATTGTACACATTTTAAGCTTCTGTAATTGAaggtaaaagaaaaagaaaaaaaaactatgtaaTTTTCTCATTACTTTGTTTGTGCTTGGCAGGTCTTCTCCACTCTCAGCTTTAGTGGTTCAAACAGTTTAAGTAAACTCAGTCGCAGCTTTGATGTTGTGATTATAGATGAGGCAGCACAAGCTGTAAGTTGAAATCTTCGATTTAGCTGCTGAATCACTTCTTAGGTAGCCTTTCTAATATTAATGATCTTGCCAGAGTTTGGTCCAATGAAGCTCCTTCATTTCCTATAAGGATAATGTTCATTAGTATGAAAagtaatttgtaatttttgcACAAATGTttagttgaaacttgaaaggaaTATTCACCTTTTCTCTCTCATGCACTTTTTTTCTTTCCCTGTGAtttctatttttctctctaGTCACACATTTATCTTGTATTAAACAGCAAACTCTTTTCAAAACTTTAAGGCAGCCAATTTTAAAATGTAGTATGCAGATATAATACCTATGATAGGGTGCACTGTGGATATTCAAATAAAGTAGTTATTCTTTTTTTTGGGGTGGGGAGATTGGGATTTGAACCTGAACTTATATGAAGAAACCTAGACGGCTTGAGGAATCCCCTCACTCTTGATATTAAAATTTTCTCTATGCGATCTCCAGCCTTATTTTCATTTGGCTCTTCAATGCTTCAAAATTATTCATACAAGCATAGAGCTACTTGCTGATTTTGTTACTGGTTTCTGCGTGTGATAATTAAGTTTTTATATGCGTGCTATCAACACTTATTAAACTTTAACATCTTGTATTTCTACTTGTCATGGGTCACTTTCCTTAATATATAGAAGGAAACAGCTTTTATGCAAGATAAATACAGAATAGCATGCCTTCTGGAATGAATAGAGGACTAAGTCTACATTCCAAATCTAACTAAAATCCCTCAATAATCTTTGTTAGAAGAGAGAGCCTCAAATCCTTCACTGGTATTTTTCAATAGGACAATGTTCCCAAGAATTTCACCATGTTACGTGTATTCTACTCACGCTGCTACAATAAAGAGGAAAACTACCTGCTTAACAAGAAAGGAAAACCAAAACAGTACACTAAAAAATCAATGTAGCAAAGCTGTAAATTCCTTAGCATGTATATTCGGGAAAGCTCTTTAAATAGATCATGTGCTTTACACTAGGTAGGAGCCAAATGCCCCACCATATCTGTTATCAGCTGCTCCTGAAAATGTAAGTGCATGTTCCCATCATATGCACCAGATAGCAGCATAGACTGTAAGTTTTCATGAAATTTGTTCTCTTTATCTCCTACCAAAACCACTAAAGCTAGTCATCAAATGAGGTCCAAGGACTCAAGCAACACTCAACATTTGCCAAAAACACTCACCATTGCCAAAGACTGATCAAAGTTCACCACAAAACATTTGGATTTACTACCATGTTTGATACATGAATACCCCCCTCTCTCTAACCTATTATAACATAATACATATTCATGTCTGTGCTCCAATATAATCATAGACTCTATCATGTCATGCATACTTTATGTGTTTTAATGTTTTGGGATATCTCAATCATTATAACTATGTAGTGCATTATTTGTCAATTTTAGAGAgttgtttcaactttcaatgaATTTACTTTGGTGATTCTTAGGTGGTTTATTTTGTTTCTCTTAAAAGAAAGATACAGTAATAAAGAAAATTATAAGCCATAACATAACTGTAGCAGGTAGGTAGTAACACACACACAGACTTATTCAGGTTGTGATTTGGAGCAGAATGATGGATtcatccttcttcctcctttGGAGGTTGTGATTCTGCATTTCTACCATTGACGAACCTTCCTGCAACAACTTGATGAATATGACCATTTCCTCGGTGTCGTCCTTCACACGCTTCGTCATCAACGTGCGACCAATAACAAGAATCGCGGCCTCCGATTGTTTCTGTGACTCCGACACGACTGCTTGCTCCGCCTATGTGAACTATGAATCTCTCTGACTCGCTTCTGTTGCGATCCGTTCAGTCTCAAAATTCTCTGGAGGTTGTGGCATGACTAAAGATTTTGCTAACAACTCTGAATTTTCCTCTGTTTTGGCTTCCGCCCAATCAGTTTTTGGTTCTTCCTCCAAGACTTTGTCATTCTTCATGCTTTCTTGCTCCTCAGGATCTTGAATCCAAACTGAAATATTTATTGAATTCTGGCTGGAATTTCTTGAAAAGAAGCTGTACAAAATCCCACTAGGGGGCATTTGGGCTGTTCCTTTTCTAGCTGTACCACCAAGTTCTAGCTTTCCCTCTCATCGACATCCAAGCCCATGTtatcttctccttctctgaaACTTCCAGAGCCTGAAAAAACTGCTCCACCTTGATCAACCACCAGTTCGCTTCTTCTCCGTCAAAGGTTTGAATTTCCTTGCTTTCCCTCTCGTAATTTGTCGTCTCCTCTCCCATTTCTTCAAGATTCTTAGTTCCACAGCACGTGgattggtgctctgataccaaattgaTAAGAACGGGAATATGAAATAGAATTATCATAGAAGGAAATAGAGAATTAATCTCTTGGTTGTTTACAAACTCAGGTTTTCAAGAGCCTGTCTCTCCACTCAGGTTTTCGAGAGCTTGTCTTTCCACAATGACTACCCCAAAATTCCCCAATGCCTTAAACAATCAGATTTAACCCTGAATTTATAATAGATCTAATAACTATTCCTAATAGTCACATTTATTCAGGTCTAATAGTCATAATTGTTTGTAACGGATGTGTCTGTTCCCCAACGAATGTGCCTGCTCCAGAACGGATGTGTCTGTTGGGAGTCTTCGTCCAACGACGTCTCTCCCTATCACACTAAAGctttaattttaatatcatcATAAAACTATCAGCTTAcgggtcttgagtttgaatatGCTTTAGTAAAACCAGCCCTTGTTGAAGCTTTGCCCAAACAAAATAGCGATTCAGTTCTgggatttgtttttttcttatgaAATACAATCTTATTTGCAATATGTAAAGCTGCTCGGTTTAAAATTTCAATACAAATTCAGTGCTCAACACCAAAAGCACAATCACTGCACACCGTACTATTCAATCAAATCCCAACTGAAACCAGGTAACCCACGAAGCCCGAACCTTATCCACCATTAAGTCAACTATCGAATCCTTGTACAGCTGTGAAACATCCACTCTGCATCAAGCAGCAGGGCTCAACCACAATATAGAGTCACTCAACATAGAAGCCCAAGCCCTAATATCATCTAACAGTGGTTTTCTTTTTAACTTAGAAGTAAGGTTTCTGATGCCATGTTAAAAGAAAGATAAACTGAGAAAATGATAGGCTATAGCCACATTCTGTCTGGCAGTGATCTACATATTATTTGTGGGGAGCAATAATAGAATACCCAAAAGACAAAGCTACTCTTGTGTGTTTTACACATTTATATTATTTGAATTTACTCTTTACactttttagtaattttgttgtgttttattgtTAACAGGTGGAACCTGCAGTTCTTGTTCCCTTGGCCAATCAATGCAAAAAAGTTTTTCTGGTATTTTTCATTGCTGCAGCTTTCATTATAGAACCCAGCACTATTTTATGTTTTACAGTATTGAAGTTGCTACTTGCTACTATGTCTTAACATGCTCAGCTTAAAATGTTACAATCTAATTATTTATGTAGTACACATTTAGGGAAGAGATATCTTTTGACAGCATCTTTAAAGAAAGTGAATTCATTTTCCATTGTTATTAACATGGGAAATATTTGGCTAAACATGGCCTGATTCTACCAAAAGTCATTTTcgaacatttttaaaaaatgtgctTGATTAAGCTCATAAAATCATTCTGTTCAACTTTTTATTCTTACTGCTGCTATACTTTGTTGCTATTTTTTTAAGGTTGGTGATCCAGCTCAACTTCCAGCAACTGTGATTTCAGACATTGCTAAGAATCATGGGtgagtaatatttttttagcGTAGATATTTTTGATTCACTAAATTAATCTTTTCTCAAGATCtgaattattgttttttttcttcatgaatTTAAGATATGGTACAAGCTTATTTGAAAGATTGAAGCTTGCTGGTTATCCAGTTAAAATGTTGAAGACTCAATACCGAATGCATCCCGAGGTTGGTGAACATGTTTAGCGTAGTTTTGCAAAATTAAATTGTTCAGTATTCTGTGTCTAATAGGTCCCTGGGCCCAAATTGGTAAAAGATGGGGCTTGACAAAGGGTTAAATTGTATAAAACAAACGGGAGGGAAAGAGTTagttagaagagagagaaaatagatCTCAGATTTTTCAAAAAGAGAAGTTTTGGTGGAAGATGAGGCAGACATATTTCTTAATCAGTTTCAGCTTTAGAGCTTGGAGACGTAGGAGTTTTTTCTTCTGTATTTCCATACTGAGCTCTCCTTTATTAGATAGGAATTATTCCTATCAGTGTCCATATGAATATCAATTTCAAAACTAACAGTTTTTATTTGGCATATTTCTGATTTCCCTGTACCATTTTAATGCAATCATATAGTTAGACTCATGATACTTGACTAATTATGGCGAACATATATTCTTGTTCTTCTAGAAACTATTTGGTAACAACTTTGTAATAGTAGTTGTTTGTTTTAAATCCTTGTTCTTCTTggtttatcattattattatactTTTAAATGCAAGCCAATTCATAGTGAGTGTAACACTCAAAactgttgtttttttttaaagaacattatGACTGTGATTTGTAGTAGGTCCTTCCCTCCTCTCTCTTTCTGTGCATGTATGCTATACTTTTCAGCTAAAATCATTTTCTGTCTTAAATGCTTATTGCCTAATGGACCAATATTTCAATTAATAATGCTGGGTTTTCTCATGTTATGATCAAACAGATAAGAAGCTTTCCCTCTAGGGAGTTTTATGAAGATTCATTGCAAGATGGGGATGGCATTAAATTACATACAACACGCGCATGGCATATGTACCGCTGCTTTGGCCCATTCTGCTTCTTTGACATACATGAGGGAAAAGAGGCTCGGCCTTCTGGGAGTGGCTCGTGGATAAACGTTGAGGAAGTCGATTTTGTACTATTCTTATATCAAAAGCTGGTATCCCTTTATCCGCAACTGAAGTCTGGTAACCAAGTTGCTATTATATCACCCTATAGTCATCAAGTAAAACTCTTCCAAAAACGTTTTGAAGAGACTTTTGGAGTGTCATCAGAGAAAGTAGTGGATATATGTACTGTTGATGGTTGCCAGGTAAACTAGCTTAATGTTAATGACATGATATTCTTCATTCAGTTTTGCTTTTGATTTGATTAAATAATCAATAATTGCAACTAGGATGGAAACAATCAAGGGAGAGTGCATTAATGAGTTGTTACTTGAAGGATTGTGATATAACGAGTCTTCTTTTCTCTTATGCTGGTTAAACGCTTGGTACATTAGATTGGGACTTGAGAATAATCTCCTCTATCTTTCAGGGACGTGAAAAGGACGTTGCAATATTTTCATGTGTCAGGGCAAGCAAAGATAAAGGCATAGGGTTTGTGGCGGACATTCGACGAATGAACGTGGGGATCACCAGAGCAAAGTCTGCAGTATTGGTACTTTATCATTTAGTGTCAATTTGATGATTTCAACAATTTCATTTGGTAATTTTATTGCATTGATGTGAttcattttttgttgttttatatAGGTGGTTGGATCTGCTTCAACATTGAGGAGGAATGAACAATGGAATAAGCTAGTGGAAAGTGCTGAGACTAGGGACTGTTTATTCAAAGTAAATTTTCTGAAAAGTCATTTACATGTCTATTAATAGCAATGCTGTAAAATTCGATCCATTAAAATGAGAATTTAATCGAGCCTA
This window harbors:
- the LOC130709897 gene encoding probable helicase MAGATAMA 3, whose protein sequence is MAVDKEKIEEESVIRRFYRIILSWDYFCLQKGTVSASKLVKVKERYKDVDDYIATFEPLIFEEAKSQIIKDKEDDEVTEWKLGVVNSWNEADDFHFLEFPCELIEGESINKDDLLLLSKEKFLGGKKLPTVYAFALVDHSRKYSDTRVLRVRLYLAGEFSHYNTDIVKPCPRLFNMRSHICETGRQLYFMKLCSLSTIAREYSAVQKISLLPFKDLILNAAGENFGTEVEGWKIPMPLKEYIESTFNQYQHDAITAGLSSKSFVLIQGPPGTGKTQTILGLLSAILHATPPRVHSKSRTYELKQGPQLPIEEKHKHWSLASPWLNGNNLRDSLMPKDGDDGFFPTTGNELKPEAVTSSRKYRVRVLVCAPSNSALDEIVLRVRNAGVHDENGRGYCPNIVRIGLKAHHSIKAVSLDELLKQKRSSGNKSSTDKQSTGPAGSNDDTLRAAILDEATIVFSTLSFSGSNSLSKLSRSFDVVIIDEAAQAVEPAVLVPLANQCKKVFLVGDPAQLPATVISDIAKNHGYGTSLFERLKLAGYPVKMLKTQYRMHPEIRSFPSREFYEDSLQDGDGIKLHTTRAWHMYRCFGPFCFFDIHEGKEARPSGSGSWINVEEVDFVLFLYQKLVSLYPQLKSGNQVAIISPYSHQVKLFQKRFEETFGVSSEKVVDICTVDGCQGREKDVAIFSCVRASKDKGIGFVADIRRMNVGITRAKSAVLVVGSASTLRRNEQWNKLVESAETRDCLFKVSQPYSSFFSEESLASLVAKVDESSQKTEPADGEDNYVQFANDAAQQDQGEDQDYGDDMDDGGGFDED